The following proteins come from a genomic window of Lineus longissimus chromosome 18, tnLinLong1.2, whole genome shotgun sequence:
- the LOC135502238 gene encoding tetratricopeptide repeat protein 12-like — MANEEQKKLDSFLEKVDGITELIQQMNYGSSEEQEAAKNKADDLLAIKSKEKDRKQIEEEAKYGKIGFDKAVVNKNAFENEQVGPPLTDPSMGQDAMMQAIAKDAQERGARRAKAHKDATLIKEKGNAEFKEGNYEKAVDHYTEALSILKDYSALWTNRAQAHLKLGNYQEALHDCEWALRVSDRCIKAYAHQGKAYLGLKEYDKARESYQQVLKCDPKKESLVNDYLAEVDLAQTSEEDERSANELFEGGDTAVKGLVEVIEKLKKPGQLPLYYSGGMRILAKAIVSHNDRTLFRTNGGLDLVKDHKVISSLFRINPQSQTKEGRDVCWALMELYTNVCTENDENIRQLLRFPDFTSCIQGFLELKYKNKYRFLREATIKFLVTVSQSDIGQSVIISKFDIPRLLASVLPVASLGGVIAANTMGLLNNLAIHKKFKVQIRNNVEDKFLPSFEALMCDTSSAHLGLLPTCITTITNLTNDSVIRQKMANRTESWDACVKVMERHGPKCAEKMNQEIVFTMLGLIINLTLETTEPCLAAAPKLTRCCCPLVTSDVIRIQARAFGALNKLLQKSEEASRIACDCGLHKTVLSNAKKGDINDEDLANCIKILTSCSKIGNTGHDIIYDGKGLGLILRLMKHRDETVVGNAALCLTNCLDVKGVCKRLTETDIIKDLLVLARDAKNPTCQQNCAILLGKLATKDTLHLEKLRELHGIEILHDCMKYIK, encoded by the exons ATGGCGAACGAGGAGCAGAAGAAGCTGGACTCTTTCCTTGAAAAAGTGGATGGCATCA ctgagctaatccAACAGATGAACTATGGCAGCTCAGAGGAACAAGAAGCTGCCAAGAACAAGGCTGATGATTTGCTGGCGATTAAGTCAAAGGAAAAAGATAGGAAACAAATAGAGGAGGAGGCCAAGTATGGAaaaatag GTTTTGATAAGGCAGTTGTCAacaaaaatgcatttgaaaatgagCAGGTGGGTCCTCCCCTCACGGACCCCTCAATGGGGCAGGACGCCATGATGCAAGCTATAGCAAAAGATGCACAAGAAAGGGGGGCGAGGCGTGCCAAGGCACATAAAGATGCCACATTGATAAAGGAGAAGGGAAATGCAGAGTTTAAGGAGGGAAATTATGAGAAGGCTGTTGATCATTATACTGAG GCCTTGTCAATACTAAAGGACTATTCAGCACTTTGGACGAATCGAGCCCAAGCTCATCTGAAACTGGGGAACTACCAGGAAGCACTGCATGACTGTGAATGGGCCCTCAGG GTCTCTGACAGATGTATCAAGGCGTATGCTCACCAAGGGAAGGCCTACCTCGGCTTGAAGGAATATGACAAGGCAAGAGAGAGTTATCAGCAGGTCTTAAAATGTGATCCGAAGAAAGAAAGTCTTGTCAATG ACTATCTTGCTGAGGTTGACCTTGCACAGACATCCGAAGAAGATGAACGTAGCGCCAATGAATTATTCGAAGGTGGCGACACTGCCGTTAAAGGTCTCGTGGAGGTCATAGAGAAGCTTAAGAAGCCGGGACAGCTCCCCCTATACTACAGTGGAGGAATGAGAATACTTGCCAAGGCAATCGTCTCTC ACAACGACCGTACTTTGTTTCGCACTAACGGAGGGCTAGACTTGGTAAAAGACCACAAAGTGATATCAAGTCTTTTCAGAATTAATCCACAGAGCCAGACCAAGGAAGGAAGGGACGTCTGTTGGGCTCTTATGGAACTTTACACGAACGTCTGCACGGAGAATG ATGAGAACATAAGACAGCTGCTCAGGTTCCCAGATTTCACTAGTTGCATCCAAGGCTTCCTGGAACTAAAATACAAGAACAAATATCGTTTCCTCAGAGAGGCCACCATAAAGTTTCTCGTGACTGTCTCACAGTCTGACATTGGACAGAGTGTGATTATCAGCAAATTTGACATTCCCCGCTTGCTTGCCAGTGTGTTACCGGTTGCATCCCTGGGTGGAGTTATAGCAGCCAATACAATGGGACTGCTCAATAATCTCGCCATCCATAAAAA GTTCAAGGTTCAAATTAGAAACAATGTTGAAGATAAGTTCCTGCCATCATTCGAAGCTCTTATG tgcgACACCAGCTCTGCCCATCTTGGGTTGCTTCCAACGTGTATCACCACGATAACAAACTTGACAAATGATTCAGTCATTCGCCAAAAGATGGCCAATAGGACAGAGTCTTGGGATGCCTGTGTGAAAGTCATG GAAAGACATGGACCGAAATGTGCCGAAAAAATGAATCAAGAAATCGTCTTCACGATGCTTGGCCTCATCATCAACCTCACTCTCGAAACAACTGAGCCCTGCCTAGCGGCTGCACCAAAACTTACTAGATGCTGCTGCCCCCTTGTGACTAGCGATGTTATCAGGATCCAGGCAAGGGCCTTTGGAGCGTTAAATAAACTGCTGCAGAAATCTGAAGAAGCTTCTCGAATTGCCTGCGATTGTGGCCTGCACAAGACTGTTTTGTCGAATGCAAAG AAAGGTGACATCAATGATGAAGACCTAGCAAACTGCATCAAGATCCTGACTTCCTGTTCGAAGATTGGTAACACAGGACATGATATCATATATGATGGAAAAG GCCTTGGCTTGATTCTTAGACTCATGAAGCACAGAGACGAAACTGTTGTCGGGAACGCTGCTCTCTGCTTGACGAACTGTCTTGATGTCAAAGGAGTGTGTAAACGTCTAACGGAGACAGACATCATCAAGGATCTCCTGGTGTTGGCTAGAGATGCGAAAAATCCGACTTGCCAGCAGAACTGTGCCATACTGCTGGGGAAACTTGCCACGAAAGACACATT
- the LOC135502154 gene encoding uncharacterized protein LOC135502154 yields MDSDSTRSTAELQKFLDNQMYTTRVIRQFELIFGETFASNGGSEASSVLASYLNLAPGKKCLDVGCGLGGHAFYLAKHHGVEVHGLDLCNNMVNLARKYANERYKDARLSFAVEDVTTFEFPDESFDVIYSQGVMPHIQDKLSLFKKFRTWLKPGGRLFITGFTCSSGNHSKAFKDYIAQRRYHILTVEQYAKVLESAGFKTVVAKDYSDVFARNTRRELARLESIKEDFIKEFGREEYDLILQRWLEKIQRNQEGEQGYGLFVYEK; encoded by the exons ATGGATTCCGATTCAACACGCTCAACAGCCGAGTTACAGAAATTCCTGGACAACCAGATGTACACCACACGAGTGATCAGGCAATTTGAACTCATCTTCGGCGAGACGTTCGCCAGTAATGGAGGCTCGGAGGCCAGCTCG GTGCTTGCATCGTACCTAAACCTGGCTCCAGGTAAGAAGTGTCTGGACGTCGGGTGTGGCCTTGGAGGACATGCGTTCTACTTAGCCAAG CATCATGGCGTTGAAGTGCACGGTTTGGATCTTTGCAACAATATGGTCAATCTCGCGAGAAAATACGCAAATGAGCGGTACAAGGACGCGAGATTGTCATTCGCAGTTGAAGATGTGACAACATTCGAGTTTCCTGATGAGAGTTTCGACGTTATCTACAGTCAGGGTGTGATGCCACATATACAGGACAAGTTGAGTTTATTCAAGAAATTTCGG ACTTGGCTGAAACCCGGGGGTCGACTCTTCATCACTGGTTTCACATGCAGCTCGGGGAACCACTCCAAGGCCTTCAAGGACTATATCGCCCAGCGCCGATATCACATCTTAACAGTGGAACAATACGCAAAG GTGTTGGAAAGTGCTGGTTTCAAGACTGTCGTCGCCAAAGACTACTCCGACGTCTTCGCTCGGAACACACGGAGGGAGTTGGCGCGTCTGGAGAGCATCAAGGAGGATTTTATAAAG GAATTCGGCCGGGAGGAATACGACCTCATATTGCAAAGATGGCTGGAAAAGATACAGAGGAACCAAGAGGGGGAGCAGGGGTACGGATTGTTCGTTTACGAGAAGTAA
- the LOC135502155 gene encoding uncharacterized protein LOC135502155: MGSDSTCPTVEFQKFLDNQQYTTRGIRKYERVFGETFVSPGGSEASKELASYLDLAPGKKCLDVGCGLGGNAFYLAKHHGVEVQGLDLSNNMVNLAREYANGRYKDARVSFAVEDVTTSEFPDEGFDVIYSQCVLLHIQDKLSLLKKFRTWLKPGGRLFITDYTCSSGNHSKAFADYIAQRGYHILTVEQYAKVLECAGFKTVVAKDHTDVFTRNLQTELARIESTKEDFIKEFSPEEYDHILQGWQDKIRRTQEGEHRYGLFVYEK, translated from the exons ATGGGTTCCGATTCAACATGCCCAACAGTCGAGTTCCAGAAATTCCTGGACAACCAGCAATACACCACAAGAGGGATCAGGAAATATGAACGCGTCTTCGGCGAGACGTTCGTCTCACCGGGAGGCTCAGAGGCCAGCAAG GAACTCGCATCGTATCTTGACCTGGCTCCGGGCAAGAAGTGTCTTGATGTCGGGTGTGGCCTTGGAGGGAATGCGTTCTACTTAGCCAAG CATCATGGCGTTGAAGTACAAGGTTTGGATCTTTCCAACAATATGGTGAATCTCGCGAGAGAATACGCAAATGGGCGGTACAAGGACGCAAGGGTATCATTCGCCGTTGAAGATGTGACAACAAGCGAGTTCCCTGATGAGGGTTTCGACGTTATCTACAGTCAATGTGTGTTGTTACATATTCAGGACAAGTTGAGTTTATTAAAGAAATTTCGG ACTTGGCTGAAACCCGGGGGTAGACTCTTTATCACTGATTACACATGCAGCTCGGGGAACCACTCCAAGGCCTTCGCGGACTACATCGCCCAACGCGGATATCACATCTTAACAGTGGAACAATACGCAAAG GTGTTGGAATGTGCAGGTTTCAAGACTGTCGTCGCCAAAGACCACACCGACGTCTTCACTCGGAACTTACAGACTGAGTTGGCGCGAATAGAGAGCACCAAGGAGGATTTTATAAAG GAATTCAGCCCGGAGGAATACGACCACATATTGCAAGGTTGGCAGGACAAGATACGGAGGACCCAAGAGGGGGAGCATCGGTACGGATTGTTCGTTTACGAGAAGTAA
- the LOC135502137 gene encoding intraflagellar transport protein 57 homolog translates to MSEDRRRGGDDEGEGGPGSAYLMYVMMEDLLDKLKLLSYETTFCRQLGMKPFSRHYFAITTNPGEQFFAFTSISAWLLRQAGKQMDQPQEYDDPNATVANILDEVRQFGHTIEFPPNKLKQGCGEQCIYVLDKLSTEALKHQTFEWKRPQYPEEETDEEGIIEDDSELELNKKEDEIEQADDEDEYVEENILNLDSLKKLKQDGESSKPEEILESSTDASEWKLEVERVLPQLKVTIRTDNKDWRVHVEQMHQHKEGIETSLVETGTQLDKLHDEITRTLEKIGSREKYINTQLEHLLQEFRHMQDQLAETKERYRQGSGGVTERTRLLAEVTEELERIKQDMEERGNSMTDGAPLVKIKQAIARMKMENQQMDIRVGVLEHMLLQAKMAERSDQRRLGENTDNDPYEIKAY, encoded by the exons ATGTCAGAAGACCGCCGTAGAGGGGGTGATGATGAAGGCGAGGGAGGGCCCGGGAGTGCGTACCTGATGTACGTCATGATGGAAGATCTTCTAGACAAGTTAAAACTGCTGAGTTACGAGACGACGTTTTGTCGCCAACTCGGAATGAAACCCTTCTCTAGACATTACTTCGCCATCACTACCAACCCAGGTGAACAGTTCTTTGCCTTCACATCCATCTCCGCGTGGTTATTGCGGCAAGCGGGCAAACAGATGGACCAGCCACAGGAATATGACGATCCTAATGCCACTGTTGCAAATATCCTAGACGAAGTTCGACAGTTT GGTCACACAATCGAGTTCCCTCCCAATAAGCTGAAGCAGGGCTGTGGTGAACAGTGCATATACGTCCTCGATAAACTCTCAACAGAAGCGCTGAAGCATCAGACTTTTGAATGGAAAAGGCCACAGTACCCGGAGGAGGAGACGGATGAAGAGGGCATCATAGAAGATGACTCAGAGTTGGAACTGAACAAGAAGGAAGATGAGATcgaacaagctgatgatgaggatgaataTGTCGAGGAAAATATTCTCAATCTTGACAGTCTGAAAAAGTTAAAACAG GATGGTGAGTCCTCCAAACCTGAGGAGATCTTGGAATCGAGCACTGATGCTTCAGAATGGAAACTAGAAGTGGAGCGTGTTCTCCCCCAATTGAAAGTTACGATACGAACAGACAATAAG GACTGGCGAGTCCACGTGGAACAGATGCACCAACACAAAGAAGGTATAGAAACATCACTGGTCGAGACGGGCACACAGCTTGACAAGCTCCATGACGAGATCACGCGGACGCTCGAAAAGATCGGCAGCAGGGAAAAATACATCAATACGCAGTTGGAGCATTTGTTACAGGAGTTCAGGCATATGCAGGATCAGTTGGCGGAGACGAAGGAGAGGTATCGACAGGGTAGCGGTGGAGTGACGGAGAGGACACGTCTACTGGCTGAGGTGACTGAAGAGTTGGAAAGAATCAAACAAGACATGGAGGAGAGGGGAAACAGCATGACTGACGGGG cacCGCTCGTGAAGATCAAACAAGCCATCGCCCGCATGAAGATGGAGAACCAACAGATGGATATCCGTGTTGGCGTCCTGGAACACATGTTGCTGCAGGCCAAGATGGCGGAGCGGTCTGATCAGCGGAGGCTGGGGGAGAATACGGATAATGACCCCTATGAAATCAAAGCTTATTAG